A DNA window from Anastrepha obliqua isolate idAnaObli1 chromosome 5, idAnaObli1_1.0, whole genome shotgun sequence contains the following coding sequences:
- the LOC129248928 gene encoding uncharacterized protein LOC129248928 yields MQVIIVLSLCVAAVTAQVTYSRSQSQSESGSIAYPNYGGYPAGGGYGYPGGGGGGYGGYGYPGGGGGGYGGYGGYGGYGGRGGRHHHHHHHGGYYV; encoded by the coding sequence ATGCAAGTGATTATTGTGCTGAGTTTGTGTGTGGCCGCTGTAACAGCCCAAGTTACATACTCGAGATCacaaagtcaaagtgaaagtggCAGCATTGCCTATCCTAATTATGGTGGATACCCTGCTGGTGGTGGCTATGGTTATCCTGGTGGTGGCGGCGGCGGCTATGGAGGCTATGGTTAtcctggtggtggtggtggcggctaTGGGGGCTATGGGGGCTATGGAGGCTACGGGGGTCGCGGAGGCAGACATCATCATCACCACCATCACGGCGGCTACTACGTTTAG